One region of Caviibacter abscessus genomic DNA includes:
- a CDS encoding EF-Tu C-terminal domain-related protein, with translation GLRFAIREGGRTVASGVVAEIKK, from the coding sequence GGATTAAGATTTGCGATAAGAGAAGGTGGAAGAACGGTAGCTTCTGGAGTTGTTGCAGAAATTAAAAAATAA